From one Triticum aestivum cultivar Chinese Spring chromosome 4B, IWGSC CS RefSeq v2.1, whole genome shotgun sequence genomic stretch:
- the LOC123090932 gene encoding uncharacterized protein, which produces MAPSASMLFLSYHQLHHGPADAPHGKDGADGFRFGLGNVFFSLGVLAPKRRDAAPEATVFDGKQKQRARRSGGEEEEPATLASKFDEAVRLSCWSS; this is translated from the coding sequence ATGGCCCCGAGCGCGTCGATGCTGTTCCTGAGCTACCACCAGCTGCACCACGGCCCCGCCGACGCGCCACACGGCAAGGATGGCGCCGACGGCTTCCGGTTCGGCCTTGGCAATGTCTTCTTCTCCCTCGGCGTCCTGGCGCCGAAGCGGCGGGATGCGGCGCCAGAGGCGACGGTGTTCGACGGAAAGCAGAAGCAGAGGGCGCGTCGgtccggcggcgaggaggaggagcccgCGACGCTGGCGAGCAAGTTCGATGAGGCCGTGCGGCTCAGCTGCTGGTCGTCGTGA
- the LOC123090931 gene encoding lariat debranching enzyme: protein MKIAVEGCMHGELDKVYDTMQRLEAAEGIKIDLLICCGDFQAVRNESDLQCVNVPPKFRTMNSFWKYYSGQAVAPYPTIFIGGNHEAANYLWELYYGGWAAPNIYFLGFAGVVKFGNIRIGGMSGIHKQHDYYRGHHERPPYDNATIRSVYHVRHYDVLKLMHVKEPLDIFMSHDWPLGITEYGNRERLLREKPFFKEEVNERTLGSESAAKLLNKLKPPYWFSAHLHCRFPAIIQHGEDGPTTKFLALDKCLPGRNFLQVIDIPSNPGPYEIQYDEEWLAITRRFNSAFPLTRMPCTIRNEELDIEDDRQWVRSKLNARGAKTFDFAQTAPPYDPSRPIYNPPIAVPCRNPQTESFLQFLELPYLLDSSNPGGVDINVSSSQAAPALDNDDIELPDEVEDDEDDEE from the exons ATGAAG ATCGCGGTGGAGGGATGCATGCACGGGGAGCTGGACAAGGTCTACGACACGATGCAGCGGCTCGAGGCGGCCGAGGGCATCAAGATCGACCTCCTCATCTGCTGCGGCGACTTCCAG GCTGTAAGGAATGAGAGTGATTTACAGTGTGTAAATGTCCCACCAAAGTTTCGTACCATGAACTCGTTTTGGAAGTACTACTCTGGGCAAGCAGTTGCCCCATACCCAACTATCTTCATCGGCGGGAATCATGAAGCAGCCAATTATTTGTGGGAACT GTACTATGGAGGATGGGCAGCACCTAACATCTACTTCTTGGGGTTTGCTGGTGTTGTTAAGTTTGGAAATATTCGAATTGGTGGAATGTCAGGAATACATAAGCAACATGATTATTACCGAG GACACCATGAGAGGCCTCCATACGATAATGCTACTATACGATCAGTGTACCATGTAAGGCATTACGATGTTCTCAAGCTAATGCATGTGAAGGAGCCTCTAGATATATTCATGTCACATGATTGGCCTCTTGGCATTACTGAATATGGAAACCGGGAGAGGCTCCTTCGAGAGAAACCGTTCTTCAAAGAAGAG GTCAACGAGAGAACATTAGGCAGTGAATCTGCAGCAAAATTACTGAACAAATTAAAACCACCGTACTGGTTTTCAGCTCATCTTCATTGTAGATTTCCAGCTATCATTCAACATGGCGAGGATGGACCTACGACTAAGTTTCTTGCTCTTGATAAGTGCCTTCCCGGGCGGAATTTTTTGCAG GTAATAGACATTCCATCCAATCCGGGACCATATGAAATTCAGTATGATGAAGAATGGCTTGCAATAACACGGAGATTCAATAGTGCTTTCCCCTTAACTCGGATGCCATGTACAATTCG GAATGAAGAACTTGATATTGAAGATGACCGGCAGTGGGTTAGGAGCAAGTTGAATGCTAGAGGGGCTAAGACATTTGATTTTGCCCAGACTGCTCCACCTTATGATCCGTCCAGGCCAATTTATAACCCCCCCATAGCAG ttccTTGCAGAAACCCACAAACTGAATCATTTCTCCAGTTTTTAGAGCTCCCATATCTGCTGGACTCGTCTAATCCTGGCG GTGTTGATATAAATGTATCGAGCTCTCAGGCAGCACCTGCACTTGACAACGACGACATAGAGCTCCCCGATGAAGTTGAAGACGACGAAGATGATGAGGAGTGA